From the Devosia sp. FJ2-5-3 genome, the window TGTTGGAGGTGGCGGCAGGAGCCGCGGCGGAAGACACATTATTTTCTGGCAGCACGGTCATCACAAATGGCCTTCTGCCCATGCACTTGCATGAGTCATGCGCAGAGTAAGCATCCTTGGTTGTTTTTCGAAATATTGCAGTACCCAGGCAAACGGCAAGCTATGGTTCCGTTCCGGAGACAGCGATCTGAGGCCAATATGCGCTTTCTGCGGGATTTTCGCAAGGTCAAGGACGAAGATGGGCTAGAGGGGCTGTTTTCCGGTCCGAATGGCGCTGGAAGACAGGCTCGATTGGCGTCCGCGCAGGAAGACCCAGGCCGGGGGTATGCGATCGGCGAGGCAGCCGGCCTGATCCTCGTCGATACGGCTGCGGGACATGGCGATTGCGGCCTTTGAGACCAGGGCCCGGGTGGAGACGCCCGGGCGCACATAGACGGCCAGCGGCATGGTTCGGGCGATATCGCGCCAGCGCTCCCAGCGGTGAAAGCCCGCCAGGCTGTCGGCTCCCATGATCCAGACGAATTTCCGATCCGGCATGGTATCGGCAAGGAAGTGCAGCGTCTCGAATGTGTAGGTAAAGCCGTGTGCCGCTTCAAAACCGGTGACGCGAATGCGCGGATCGGCGATCTTTTCGCGCGCCGCCCGCACGCGCTGGTCCAGTGGCTGCAGCTCATTGTGATTTTTGAGCGGATTGCCGGGCGTCACCAGCACCCAGAGCGCATCGAGGCCGAGCCGGCGCAGCGTCTCCTCCATGACCAGCACATGCCCGTCATGGATTGGATTGAAGCTCCCCCCGAAAAGGCCGATACGCATGCCGGAGGCCGACGGCGGCAAATCCGTTATCCCCGCCATCGCTGCTTTCGGGCGCCGCCGCTTCACCATTGCGGCGTCAGGCCGGGACGCGCTTCATCATCACGGCCGCAATTGCCCATTGCCGCGCACGCGATATTTGAAGCTGGTCAGCTGCTCGACCCCGACCGGTCCGCGCGCATGCATCTTGCCCGTGGCAATGCCGATCTCGCCGCCGAAGCCGAATTCACCGCCATCGGCGAACTGGGTCGAGGCATTGTGCACGAGAATGGCGCTGTCGATCTCGTTGAAGAATTTTTCGACAGCAGCGGGGTCCTCGGCGATGATCGCCTCGGTGTGGTGGCTCGAATAATGCTCGATGTGGTCGATGGCCGCCTCGATGCTGTCCACCATTTTTACCGATATGATGGCGTCTTCATATTCGGTCTTCCAATCCTCCTCGGTGGCGGGAAGGACAGTTGCCATCATGGACTGGACGACGGCATCGCCGCGGATTTCGCAGCCCTTGGCGGCCAACGCCTCGAGGATGGGCCTGAGATGCGTGTCGAGAACGTCCCTGTGCACCAGCAGCGTCTCGGCAGCACCGCAGATGCCAGTCCGGCGCATCTTGGCATTGAGGGTCACCGACACGGCCTTGTCGAGATCGGCCGAGCGGTCGATATAGACATGCACGAGGCCCTCGAGATGGGCAAAGACCGGCACCCGCGCCTCGGATTGTACGCGCGCCACCAGCGATTTGCCGCCTCGGGGCACGATGACGTCGATATTGCCCGACAGGCCGCGCAGCATTTCGCCTACGGCCTCCCGGTCGGTGGTCGGCACCAATTGCACGCCGTCCTCCGGCAGGCCGGACTGCTTGAGGCCCAGCCGCAGGCACTCGACCAGCGCCCGGGAGGAGTGCACGCTGTCGCTGCCGCCGCGCAGGATGACGGCATTGCCCGATTTGAGGCATAGGGCCCCAGCATCGGCCGTCACATTGGGCCGGCTTTCATAGATGACGCCGATGACCCCGAGCGGCGTCCGCACGCGCTCGATATGGAGGCCATTGGGCCGGTCCCATTCGGCGATGATACGCCCCACCGGATCCGGCAATTCGGCAATGGCGCGCAACGCGTCTGCAATGGCGTCGAGCCGCGCCTCGGTCAGCAGCAGCCGATCCTGGAATGCCGATGTCATGCCCTTAGCCCTGGCATTGGCCATGTCGATGGCGTTGGCCGCCAGAATCTCGTCGCGCCGCTCGCGCACCGCGTGGGCCGCGCCGATGAGGGCCGCGTATTTGCGCTCGGCGGTGGCGCTGGCGAGGGCCCGAGCGGCCGAGCGGGCCTGGCGGCCGATCTGGCCCATCACATCGGTAATATTGATGGCTTCAGCCAAGCTCATGGCTCGCCTCCTCCTTGGCGCCGAGCAGCACCATATTATCGCGGTGCACCATTTCGGTGCGGTTGCCCGTCCCCAGAAGCTCCTGGCTCACATCGCTGCGCTTGCCCATGACAAGGCGCGCATCCGCGCTGTCGAGCCCGGCCAGTCCGCGGGCGATCTCGCGGCCGTCGGGATTGAGGATCGAAATGGTGTCGCCGCGCTCGAACTCTCCACCGATCCGGGTCACGCCGATCGGCAGCAGCGAGCGACCGTTCTGCAAGGCTCCTGCGGCGCCGGCATCGACCTGCACCGTGCCCGAGACGGCCAGCGTGCCCATGATCCAGCGTTTTCGCGATTGGGCGCGCGTGGTTGCGGGGAGAAACAGGGTGTGGGTGCCACCTTCGATCAGCGCCCGCAGCGGATGGGCCTCGGTGCCCTTGGCGATGATCATCGCAGTGCCGGCCTGGGTCGCGATCTTGCCGGCCTCCACCTTGGTGGTCATGCCGCCGCGCGACAAATGGCTGGCCGCTCCGCCCGCCATGGCCTCGATGGAAGGGGTGATGCGCTCGACCACGGGAATATGGGTTGCCGACGGGTCCTTGGCGGGTGGCGCCGTATAGAGCCCGTCGATATCGGAGAGGAGGACGAGGCAGTCCGCCTCGATCATGGTGGCGACACGCGCCGAAAGCCGGTCGTTGTCGCCATAGCGGATTTCCGCCGTGGCGACGCTGTCGTTTTCGTTGATGATCGGAATGGCGCCCAGGCTCAGAAGCGTCGCTATCGTGGTGCGCGCATTGAGATAGTAGCGGCGTTCCTCGGTGATATTGGGCGTGATCAGGATCTGGCCGGTGACGATGTTCTGCCGGCCGAGCGCCTCCGCCCAGGCCTGGGACAGGGCAATTTGCCCGGCGCTGGCGGCCGCCTGAGATTGCTCAAGGGTGAGCGCGACGGCCGAAAGTCCGAGGATGCCCCGCCCCAGGGCAATGGCGCCTGAGGAGACGATAACGATCTCCCGCCCGCCTTCCTTGAGAACGGCAATATCCTCGGCCAGTCCATCAAGCCAGGCCTTGCGCAACTTCCCGACCTTGTCGACCAGAAGCGCGGAGCCGATCTTGATGGTAATGCGCCGGAATGGCGCCAGCGCATTGGCACGCATCAGGGGGTCCATTTTTCCTGGATCTTGTTCGTCTGGGCTTTCGCTTCTTCGGCCTTTTCGGCGTCGATCACGGCCAGGACGTCGAACAGGATCTGCTGGACGCCTTCGCCCGTGGCGCCCGAAATGGCGCGCACTTCGGCCTTGCTCACCTTCTTGATCGCCTTGATCTTGGCCTTGACCTCCTCGGGGTCGAGCGCGTCGATCTTGTTCAGCACGACGATCTCGGGCTTTTCCGCCAGCACATCGGCATAGGCCGCCAGTTCATGGCGGATCGCCTTGTAATTGTGGGCGACGTCTTCGTCAGTGCCGTCGATCAGATGGATCAGCACGCCGCAACGCTCGATATGGCCGAGGAAGCGGTCGCCGATACCGATGCCCTCGCTGGCGCCTTCGATGAGGCCCGGAATATCGGCGAGAACGAATTCACGCTCGCCGGCCCGAACGACGCCGAGATTGGGTGCCAGGGTGGTGAAGGGATAGTCGGCAATCTTGGGCTTGGCCGCCGAGACAGCGGCGAGGAAAGTTGATTTGCCGGCATTGGGGTGGCCGACAAGACCGGCGTCGGCGATCAGTTTGAGCCGCAGCCAGATGCCCTTTTCCACGCCCTCCTGCCCGGGATTGGCATGGCGGGGGGCCTGGTTGGAGCTGGTCTTGAAATAGGCATTGCCAAAACCGCCATTGCCGCCCTTGAGCAGCACGACGCGCTGGCCGACTTCGGTGAAGTCGGCGATCAGCGTTTCCTGGTCTTCTTCGAAAATCTGGGTTCCCACCGGAACGCGCAACACCGCGTCGGTGCCATTGGCGCCCGTCCGGTTCTTGCCCATGCCGTGAATGCCGACCTCGGCGCGAAAATGCTGCTGGTAGCGATAGTCGATAAGCGTGTTCAGCCCATCGACGCACTCCGCCACGACATCGCCGCCGCGTCCGCCATTGCCGCCGTCGGGGCCGCCGAATTCGATGAATTTTTCACGGTGGAAGCTCACCGAGCCCCCGCCGCCTGCTCCGGATCGAATATAGACCTTGGCCTGATCGAGAAATTTCATGTGCGTCGTGCCTTCCAGACGCCAAGCGTCAATTTTGTGTCGATATGCTCTACCTCGGCGCCGCGCGCAAGGCAGAGAAGCCAGGAACGGCCGGTTTCAGTAAAGCCAAGCTTGCCCTGGATCGCCAGGGAAGCGGCGTTGAAACGAAATGCGCCCGAGTAAATCGCCGGCGCCTGGGTCTTTTCGAAGAACCAGTCGACGCACATCTGGGCGGCCTCGCTCATCAGTCCCTGGCCCCAGAACGGGCGCCCGAGCCAGTATCCGATGACAGGGCCGTCAGTTCCGGGATGAAAGCCGATATGGCCCACATAGCCCGCTCCTTCAAGCTCGATGGAGAAATTGGCGTCATCGGGCGCAATATCGGGGCGGCGTGAGTGCAACCAGGCGCGGGCATCGGCCAGGTGATAAGGGAACGGCACGCGGGCAAGATTTCCCGAGACCCCGAAATCATTGAGGTAGCGCGCCAGAAGGGTGGCGTCATCCTCTCTGGGCGCCCGCAGGCACACTTTGGAGCCGCGCAAGACCGGCAGGATCATCGCCGCCACTCCAGTACGAGCAGAGGCTTGCCGCGATGCCGCTCCACGATGCTCTGCGTCCGCTCGACCAGCACGAAGCCGATTTTCTCGAGCACCCGCGCCGATGCCTGATTGTGGGCCAGAACCCGGGCCCGGATGGTGTCGATCCCGCTCTGGCCCGCCGCCTCGACCAAGGCGCCCGCCGATTCCGCGCCAAAGCCCTTGCCCCATTGCGGTTCGGCCAGCCAGTAGCCGAGCTCCACGGGCACTCCACTGACGAAGTAAAGGCCCGCTATGCCGATCACTTCGTCGCTTTCGCCAAGGGCTATGGCATAGGGGTGCTGCTGGCGCCGCGCCGCACCCTTGGCGATAAAGGCGCGGCCATGTTCGGCAAGATAGGGGAAGGGCAGGGACGCGGTGGGCTCGATGACGTTCCAGTTGTTGGCGCCGGCTACAATGGCGTCGAGATCACTGGATACGGGCGCGCGCAGGCGCAACCGTTCGGTTTCGATCACGGCGGGCAAGGCATCTCTCAGGCACATCGGCGCTTGTCTCCGGCTGTCCAGTGCGCACGATCCAGCTTGCTGACAATATGGTCCACATTGTGCTGAAGCGCATGGGAGAAACGATATTGCCGCGCCACCGGCTGGAAACCGAGTTGGTTCGTCAAATGGAGGGACGCGCCGTTATCGTGCTGGGCACTGGCGATGATCTCCGTGCCGCCCTCGGCAAAATGCCAGTCTATGAGGCCACGCACCGCCTCCCTGCCATAGCCTCGCCCCCAATGGGGCCTGGCGATCCAGAAGCCGAGTTCCTCGTTCAGCGAGACACTCCCGATCAATCCCCTCTCAGGGTGCTCGATAATGAGGAATGGACAATCCGGCCGCGCCGCGGCGGCATGGCGCAGCCAATCGATAGCCATGCCCAGCGTGTAGGGCCAGGGCAGGGCGGTCAGCCAGCGCGCCACGGCATATTCGCCGATACCCAAGGCATAGCAGGGCGCATCCTCGGGGCGGGCGGCCCGCAATGTCAGCCGCTCGGTGCGCAACTCAATCATCGTCGAACTCCAGCAACAGGGTCACCATCTCGCGGCCGGCGAGATTGTTTTCCTTTTCGACGATTGTTCCGGTCTCTTTGAACCCGGCTTTGCGCAGCACGGCGCGCGAGGCAAGATTGTCGGTCAGCGCGCGGGACCGCAGCGCGGAGGCGCCGGCAGACCTTGCGGCAGCAACAAGTGCGATTGCTGCCTCGGTGGCAAACCCGCGTCCCCAGTGCTCCTCTGCGAGCCAATAGCCCAGCTCGGGCGCCTGGTTCTGGGAGAAGTGCAGGCCGACGATCCCGGTCAGGACGTGGTGATGATAGATGCCAAGGCAGAACTCCTCGGCGCTGGGCACGATCTCTTCGATGAAGAAGCGGGCATCGGCCTCCGCATAGGGGAATGGCAGGCGAGCCATCCATTTGTGGACGTTCTTGTTGTTGCAGTGTTTGGCGATCGCCGGGATATCCGCTGTGGTCGGCGTGGCGAGGACCAGACGGTCCGTCACGATGCGGAGGGGCAGGCGGTCCTTGGCGATGGTCACGGCAAAACTCCAGAACGGAAAAAGGGGAACCGGACGACCGGTTCCCCTTTTCGCTATTCGGTTGTGCCAAACGCTGCCGGGGAACAAGGTCTCCGGCGGGTTGTGGCCTGCCGGGTTACTCGGCGGCCTCTGCCGGGACGACAGACACGTGAACTTTATTGTTCGCACGGGTGCGGAACGCAACATTGCCGTCGATCAGGGCATAGATCGTGTGATCCTTGCCCAGGCCGACATTGTTGCCAACAGCCCACTTGGTGCCGCGCTGGCGGATGATGATGTTGCCGGCGACGACAGCTTCGCCACCAAACTTCTTCACGCCAAGACGACGGCCGGCGGTATCACGACCGTTGCGGGATGAACCGCCTGCTTTCTTATGTGCCATTGTCTAGCTCCTTATTCCTTATCGGCCTTCGGGGCGGCCTTCTTGGCCGGGGCCTTCTTTGCCGGCTTTTCAGCGGCAGCGTCGTCGGTCTTGGACGCAGCTGGCTTCTTGGCAGCAGCCTTCTTGGCGGGAGCTTCGTCAGCAACAGCAGCCGGAGCTTCTGCCTTGGCGGCAGCGGCCTGAATGGTCGGCTTTGCGCCGCCGGTCAGGATTTCGGTGATGCGAACGGTCGTCAGCTGCTGACGGTGACCGTTGCGGCGACGCGAATTATGGCGACGACGCTTCTTGAAGATGATGACGGTCTTCTGCTTCTTGGTCTCAACCAGCTCTGCAGCGACCACAGCGCCTTCCACCAGCGGAGCGCCGATGGTGTCGCCAACCATGAGGACCTGGTCGAAGGTGACGATGTCACCTGGGGCAGCGTCGAGTTTTTCGATCTTGATGACGTCGTTCGCAGCAACCTTGTACTGCTTACCGCCCGTCTTGATGACAGCGAAAGTCATATGTACACCGAATGGTTCAAACATCCGGTCCCTTTTCTGTCGCGCCCTGCGGCACCGCGGCTTGCCTGCCTGTTGCGGTTTCTCGGATGGGCCAAATGGCCGGCAGCCTCGAGCAGCGTTTTCAAACAAAACCAGTGCGCCGGACGGACCGGTGCACATGGATCGGGCGCTTATCGGGAAAACGGGCCCGAGAGTCAAGGTCTTTCGGGCCGTTCGTGGCGCTTGCGGCGGGCTCAGCCCTGGCCGTCCGGATACCAGTTCCGCAGGCGAAGCTCTGTGTGGTCGCCGATGCCGGCTTCGAGCGGTGACAGATCGCTCTCGCCATAATGATAGGGATAGAGAATTCTGGGCTTGAAGACATTGACCGCCTCGATTGCCTGCTCGGGCGTCATGGTAAAGGGCAGGTTCATCGGCAGGAAGGCCACCGCGATGTCCGTCAGCCCCAGCATGTCCTCGGTCGGCTCGGTGTCGCCCGCGACATAAATCTTGCTGTCGCCGAAATTTAGCACATAGCCGTTGCCAACGTTAACCGGGTGATAACGCATCCGGTCCTCGGTGGTATTGTGTGCGGCCACGGCCTTGACTGGTACGCCGTCGATTTCACCCTCATCGCCATTGGCCATGGCGGTGGCATTTGCCTTGAGGACCTCGGGCAGTTTCTCGAAGACATCGGCATTGGTGACAAGCGGCACAGAGCCGCCGATGGCCTCGAGGGTCGGCACATCGAAATGGTCGCCGTGGCCGTGTGTAATCAGGATCGCTGTCGGTGCGGGCAGGTTGGAATAGCGTTCGGCGCCGCCTACCGGGTCGACATAGAGAACCTTCTCGCCCCATTCGAGTACCAGGCTCGCATGGTCGACCGGATGGATGATGAGGTCTCCTGCGCTCGTCGAAATCGTGTCGGACACGCCCGTCTCCTGTGCCAGCACCGGCCCGGCGCGGCTTATTGACAGTACAATAGGCAAGCCGGCCAGGCCGGCAACAAGGCTGCGTCTGGTAACCACAACAAATCTCCCGTTTTGCATGCAGTTCGGCACCTTAGCCCAAGCGTGGGCATTGGCACGGTGCTGCACGCAATTGTGAGGCGAAGGGGCGATCGAGGATAGGACAGGCGCCCCTGCTGTAAGCGAACGCGCAGGGATTAAGTGGAAAGATGTCGTTTTTCCTGTGACGAGCGCGCACAAGGGGTGTTGCAGGCTGTCCATCCCTATGTCATAAGCCCCGCCGTATCGACCAGCCGCGATCCCTTTTTCGGGTTCGCTTTCGATCTCGCGGAGAGATGGCAGAGCGGTTGAATGCACCGCACTCGAAATGCGGCATAGGGGCAACTCTATCGGGGGTTCGAATCCCTCTCTCTCCGCCACTTATCCTCCCTGTTTAATTTCAGATTATCCTGGCCTCGTGGCCGGGTCATGCTGTTGCGCTCTGCTATTCCCATAGGAGGCGCGGCCAACGGTTTTGACGACCGGACGCTCTGCATCCTCGCATCGGTAAGGGCGAAGCGTCCTGAACGGCGCCACGTACTCTGGCGGATATTCGTCAACTGTTGACAGTTATCAGTTTAGTTGCATACTTGCTGGGACGTCCTCTGAGAGGGGTGTCGCGGTCTGCGAGGAGCAGACGGGCCGGCTGTGCACGAAACCAAAGGGAATGTCGTAAATGAAGCATTTTGGGCGAATCCACGGCCTGGCCGTAGCAGCATTGTTTGGCGCCTCGTCTCTCCTGGCCCTGACGGCAGCGGCATCTGCCGCGCCGGAAGAACTCACCATCGCGCTTTCCGGTGACATGCCGACGCTCGACCCGAGCAAGGACACATCGCCGATCGGGCTGAACATGCGCTTGAACGTGTTCAACGCGCTTACTGAAATCGGCCGCAACGGCGAAGTCATCCCCCAGATGGCCGAAAGCTGGACCGTCAGCGACGATCTGATCGAGTGGACCTTCAAGCTGCACGAAGGCATCAAGTTCCACGATGGCTCGTTGATGACCTCCGACGACGTGGTTTTCACCACGGAGAAGGTGCTGGCCGACGACACGTCTCCGGTGCGATCGTTCCTGCGCCTGGTCAAGACCGTCGAGGCCGTCGACGCGAACACCGTCAAGTTCTCGCTGACCCAGCCCTATGCGATGTTCGATCGCCAGATCAAATATCTCTACGTCATGTCGCGCGCCTATTTCGACAAGGTCGGCGATACCGGCTACGCAACCGCTCCGATCGGCACCGGCCCATACCGCCTGGCTGAATGGGTCAAGGATGACCGCATGGTCCTGGAAGCCTTCCCGGACTATTTTGGCGGCGAGCCAGCGGTCAAGAAGGGCATTTTCCGTCCAATCCCGTCCGACGCAGCCCGCGCAAATGCCGTCCTCTCCGGCGAAATCGACCTGGTGCCTAGCATTGCGCCGTCGCTGATGGACATGGTGGGTGGAAACCCGGATGTGCGCGTTGCCATTGCACCGGGCTACCGCGTCACCTTCCTTGAAATGAACCCGGATCTGGCCCCGTTCGACAATGCCAAGATTCGTCAGGCCGTGGACGTTGCCATCGACCGGCAGGCTATTGCCGAGCGTCTGATGCGCGGCACCGGCAAGGCAACCGGCAGCCTTATCCCGAGCTCCAATGGTGGTTTCGACGCCTCGCTCGAGCCGACTGCCTATGATCCGGCACTCGCCAAGCAGCTCGTCCAGGAAGCCGGCTATGATGGCACGCCCATCCCGCTCGACTACCCCAACAACAACTATCCGATGGCCAATGAAGTGGCGCAGGCCATTGCGGGCTATTTGACCGAGGCAGGGCTCAAGGTCCAGCTCAACCCGATGGAGTTCACGGCGTTCTTCCCCGCCTGGGTCCAGAACAAGATGAGCCCGATCTACTACTTTGCCTACGGCTCGTCGCAGTTCCACGCCGAGAACATTCTCGCAACCGTGTTCGAATCCGGCGGCCATCTCCGTCGCATCAACCCGGAGATCGACGTCCTCGTCAAAGCGCAGCGCGAAGAGCTCGACGAGACCAAGAAGAACGAGATGATCTCGCAGATCTGGCAGATCGCTGCCGAAGAGCGTCAATTCATCCCGCTCTACGAGATGCAGCAGGTCTACGCGGTCAAGGCCGACATCGAATACACGCCTTACCCCGATGAGGTCGTGCGTCTTTATACATTCGAGTAGTTCTGCTCGAATTGGATCTCGAATGGGCTGGCCGTGTGCCAGCCCATTTTTCTTTGGGGTCCTTGAGGGTGGCAAAGGCCACGTGCTTACAAAAACAAAAAAGCCCGGCTGAGCCGGGCTTTTTGATATCAAGATGAAGCTATTGATCGAGGGTGAAGAGATTGCCAGGGCTCATAATGCCGCTGGGGTCAAACTGCTTCTTGAGAGCGTCGAACAGCGTCCGGACAGCGGGAGAGCGCGTCTCCATGAAGGGATATTTGCGGCCGATCTGCATGTGCACACCGCCAAGCTGGCGCCATTCCGCCAAGATGTCCTTGGTCAGGATTTTCAGCCGTTCGCGCGTTTTTGGGTTGTCGGGCCGTTGGCGCAGGGCAGCTTTCTGCGCCTCGCTCATGAAGCTGAGGTGAAGTGGCAGTGGCGCGTCCGACCAGCGGATCAGAGTTTCAACCCCAACGCCGGAGGGGCCGTGGGTCGACAGCAGGTAGCCGTGTGAAATCCCGTGCGCCTTGAGGTCTGCCGCGTCGCGCTGAAAGATCGCTTCGGTGCGGTTAAAGCACTCGCCCCCGGAGGAATTGGGCACGACTGTGTGCAACCACGCCATCCGCTTGCCCGACGGTGTCAGGAGCCCCGACATGGGCGGAAAAGGCATGTTGCGCATGATGCGCGGGATAGAGGCGGGGATCTCCCGACCACCGGCATCGCGGGCTATTGCGCGCACGCGCCGCGCACGGCGATCTGCATCGTGCTGGTCGCCACCTTCGACCACGGTATTCATCAGGTAGCCAATTTTCTTGGCAAAGCGCCGGCCGTGCAAGGCGATCAGCGTTGCGTCACGCACGCCGGCGGTGAGGCTGGACGCGCCCTTGACGACCTCGAGAGCGATCTTGATGTCAGCGATCAGGCCTTCGCTGACCATGCGGGACTGGGCCGAGAACGGATCCATACCCTGGCATTCGGTGGCCAGCATTTCGGCCCCGATCTGGCCCATCGCGCCCATTTGGGCGGCCGGGTCGTCGAAGGAGAAGCTGACATAAGCCTCGCCTTTCGAGGCTGGGATGAGCTGCAGGGTGATCGAAGTCTTGATGCCGAAGGCGCCACAGTCTCCGAGGAAGATGCCGGTGATGTCGGGGCCGTAGTTCCGGAAGAAGGGGCCGGTGTTTTCGCCCCCTGCGGATCCGGTCACCACCACCTCGCCCGCGCCTGTGACAACCCGCATGCCGATGACGGATTCTGCAGAGCTGCCGCGAGAGGCAGAGCCGAAGAATTTTGCGCCTTGCGAGACCGAGGCGCCAATAGTCGCGTGGCGTCCGGAGAACGTGCCCCAGAACGGGGTCGTCAGGCCCAGAGGGCGCAGGGCTTCGCGCAGGGCGGACCAGGTGACGCCGGGCTGCACCGTTACATAGCGGTCTGTCGCGTTGAGCTCGATGATGGCATCGAGCCCCGACATGTCGATGAGCGCGCATCCGGGGCGGTTCGGCAGATAGCCCGAGCTGTAGGACAGACCGCCACCCCTGACATAGAGCCCGACGCCAAGATCCCGCGCGGCGCTCACCAGCTTTACGACGTCGTCCTCGTCACGCGGGCGGAACACAGCTTCCGGG encodes:
- the obgE gene encoding GTPase ObgE yields the protein MKFLDQAKVYIRSGAGGGGSVSFHREKFIEFGGPDGGNGGRGGDVVAECVDGLNTLIDYRYQQHFRAEVGIHGMGKNRTGANGTDAVLRVPVGTQIFEEDQETLIADFTEVGQRVVLLKGGNGGFGNAYFKTSSNQAPRHANPGQEGVEKGIWLRLKLIADAGLVGHPNAGKSTFLAAVSAAKPKIADYPFTTLAPNLGVVRAGEREFVLADIPGLIEGASEGIGIGDRFLGHIERCGVLIHLIDGTDEDVAHNYKAIRHELAAYADVLAEKPEIVVLNKIDALDPEEVKAKIKAIKKVSKAEVRAISGATGEGVQQILFDVLAVIDAEKAEEAKAQTNKIQEKWTP
- a CDS encoding GNAT family N-acetyltransferase; the encoded protein is MCLRDALPAVIETERLRLRAPVSSDLDAIVAGANNWNVIEPTASLPFPYLAEHGRAFIAKGAARRQQHPYAIALGESDEVIGIAGLYFVSGVPVELGYWLAEPQWGKGFGAESAGALVEAAGQSGIDTIRARVLAHNQASARVLEKIGFVLVERTQSIVERHRGKPLLVLEWRR
- a CDS encoding glutamate-5-semialdehyde dehydrogenase, whose translation is MSLAEAINITDVMGQIGRQARSAARALASATAERKYAALIGAAHAVRERRDEILAANAIDMANARAKGMTSAFQDRLLLTEARLDAIADALRAIAELPDPVGRIIAEWDRPNGLHIERVRTPLGVIGVIYESRPNVTADAGALCLKSGNAVILRGGSDSVHSSRALVECLRLGLKQSGLPEDGVQLVPTTDREAVGEMLRGLSGNIDVIVPRGGKSLVARVQSEARVPVFAHLEGLVHVYIDRSADLDKAVSVTLNAKMRRTGICGAAETLLVHRDVLDTHLRPILEALAAKGCEIRGDAVVQSMMATVLPATEEDWKTEYEDAIISVKMVDSIEAAIDHIEHYSSHHTEAIIAEDPAAVEKFFNEIDSAILVHNASTQFADGGEFGFGGEIGIATGKMHARGPVGVEQLTSFKYRVRGNGQLRP
- a CDS encoding GNAT family N-acetyltransferase, coding for MTIAKDRLPLRIVTDRLVLATPTTADIPAIAKHCNNKNVHKWMARLPFPYAEADARFFIEEIVPSAEEFCLGIYHHHVLTGIVGLHFSQNQAPELGYWLAEEHWGRGFATEAAIALVAAARSAGASALRSRALTDNLASRAVLRKAGFKETGTIVEKENNLAGREMVTLLLEFDDD
- a CDS encoding MBL fold metallo-hydrolase yields the protein MVTRRSLVAGLAGLPIVLSISRAGPVLAQETGVSDTISTSAGDLIIHPVDHASLVLEWGEKVLYVDPVGGAERYSNLPAPTAILITHGHGDHFDVPTLEAIGGSVPLVTNADVFEKLPEVLKANATAMANGDEGEIDGVPVKAVAAHNTTEDRMRYHPVNVGNGYVLNFGDSKIYVAGDTEPTEDMLGLTDIAVAFLPMNLPFTMTPEQAIEAVNVFKPRILYPYHYGESDLSPLEAGIGDHTELRLRNWYPDGQG
- a CDS encoding nicotinate-nucleotide adenylyltransferase; translated protein: MAGITDLPPSASGMRIGLFGGSFNPIHDGHVLVMEETLRRLGLDALWVLVTPGNPLKNHNELQPLDQRVRAAREKIADPRIRVTGFEAAHGFTYTFETLHFLADTMPDRKFVWIMGADSLAGFHRWERWRDIARTMPLAVYVRPGVSTRALVSKAAIAMSRSRIDEDQAGCLADRIPPAWVFLRGRQSSLSSSAIRTGKQPL
- a CDS encoding GNAT family N-acetyltransferase, whose translation is MILPVLRGSKVCLRAPREDDATLLARYLNDFGVSGNLARVPFPYHLADARAWLHSRRPDIAPDDANFSIELEGAGYVGHIGFHPGTDGPVIGYWLGRPFWGQGLMSEAAQMCVDWFFEKTQAPAIYSGAFRFNAASLAIQGKLGFTETGRSWLLCLARGAEVEHIDTKLTLGVWKARRT
- the rpmA gene encoding 50S ribosomal protein L27 is translated as MAHKKAGGSSRNGRDTAGRRLGVKKFGGEAVVAGNIIIRQRGTKWAVGNNVGLGKDHTIYALIDGNVAFRTRANNKVHVSVVPAEAAE
- the proB gene encoding glutamate 5-kinase, which encodes MRANALAPFRRITIKIGSALLVDKVGKLRKAWLDGLAEDIAVLKEGGREIVIVSSGAIALGRGILGLSAVALTLEQSQAAASAGQIALSQAWAEALGRQNIVTGQILITPNITEERRYYLNARTTIATLLSLGAIPIINENDSVATAEIRYGDNDRLSARVATMIEADCLVLLSDIDGLYTAPPAKDPSATHIPVVERITPSIEAMAGGAASHLSRGGMTTKVEAGKIATQAGTAMIIAKGTEAHPLRALIEGGTHTLFLPATTRAQSRKRWIMGTLAVSGTVQVDAGAAGALQNGRSLLPIGVTRIGGEFERGDTISILNPDGREIARGLAGLDSADARLVMGKRSDVSQELLGTGNRTEMVHRDNMVLLGAKEEASHELG
- a CDS encoding GNAT family N-acetyltransferase, whose protein sequence is MIELRTERLTLRAARPEDAPCYALGIGEYAVARWLTALPWPYTLGMAIDWLRHAAAARPDCPFLIIEHPERGLIGSVSLNEELGFWIARPHWGRGYGREAVRGLIDWHFAEGGTEIIASAQHDNGASLHLTNQLGFQPVARQYRFSHALQHNVDHIVSKLDRAHWTAGDKRRCA
- the rplU gene encoding 50S ribosomal protein L21, encoding MTFAVIKTGGKQYKVAANDVIKIEKLDAAPGDIVTFDQVLMVGDTIGAPLVEGAVVAAELVETKKQKTVIIFKKRRRHNSRRRNGHRQQLTTVRITEILTGGAKPTIQAAAAKAEAPAAVADEAPAKKAAAKKPAASKTDDAAAEKPAKKAPAKKAAPKADKE
- a CDS encoding ABC transporter substrate-binding protein; this translates as MKHFGRIHGLAVAALFGASSLLALTAAASAAPEELTIALSGDMPTLDPSKDTSPIGLNMRLNVFNALTEIGRNGEVIPQMAESWTVSDDLIEWTFKLHEGIKFHDGSLMTSDDVVFTTEKVLADDTSPVRSFLRLVKTVEAVDANTVKFSLTQPYAMFDRQIKYLYVMSRAYFDKVGDTGYATAPIGTGPYRLAEWVKDDRMVLEAFPDYFGGEPAVKKGIFRPIPSDAARANAVLSGEIDLVPSIAPSLMDMVGGNPDVRVAIAPGYRVTFLEMNPDLAPFDNAKIRQAVDVAIDRQAIAERLMRGTGKATGSLIPSSNGGFDASLEPTAYDPALAKQLVQEAGYDGTPIPLDYPNNNYPMANEVAQAIAGYLTEAGLKVQLNPMEFTAFFPAWVQNKMSPIYYFAYGSSQFHAENILATVFESGGHLRRINPEIDVLVKAQREELDETKKNEMISQIWQIAAEERQFIPLYEMQQVYAVKADIEYTPYPDEVVRLYTFE